The proteins below are encoded in one region of Maridesulfovibrio ferrireducens:
- a CDS encoding N-acetyltransferase, translated as MQIKRNCADIVTPEVLPYEICFLTELVFDDVKKLCSMTAQTGFFSEEEVLIVEELAWASISEGEKSGYHFLLVLPQHEGGANPLGFACYGPIPGTKDSWDLYWIVVDEKVQGCGYGRRIIKEVESRIRAVDGRKIFLETSSREEYSSTRGFYESSGYVLESRLLDYYDRGEDCIIFVKELI; from the coding sequence ATGCAAATTAAACGAAATTGCGCGGATATAGTCACTCCTGAAGTTTTGCCCTATGAGATTTGTTTTTTGACTGAACTTGTTTTCGATGATGTCAAAAAACTTTGTTCAATGACTGCTCAGACAGGCTTTTTCTCAGAAGAGGAAGTGCTGATTGTTGAAGAGTTGGCATGGGCTTCCATTTCCGAAGGAGAGAAAAGTGGTTATCACTTTTTGCTGGTCCTCCCGCAGCATGAGGGGGGTGCAAATCCTTTAGGATTTGCCTGTTACGGGCCGATTCCGGGAACAAAAGACAGCTGGGATCTTTATTGGATTGTAGTTGATGAAAAAGTTCAGGGATGCGGATACGGCAGAAGAATTATCAAGGAAGTTGAGAGCCGTATACGGGCTGTTGACGGAAGAAAAATATTCTTGGAAACATCATCCCGAGAAGAATACTCTTCAACCAGAGGCTTCTATGAGTCCAGTGGCTATGTATTGGAATCCCGTCTTTTGGATTATTATGACCGTGGCGAAGATTGTATAATATTTGTAAAAGAACTGATCTAA